TCCGATCTCAGTGCAGAGTTTCCGCTACCAGGAGACCAAGGACTCTATAAAGATAATGTTGGTTATACGGTTGGATATGGACTCATTTCTTATTTAGAAGCTAAAAAAAAAGGAATCCGCAATCTTTCTTCGGTAGGGCCCTCTTCTGCCAATGGGCAAAAGGTATTATACTCGCCTAACTTTATTTACAACCAACTCAACAGTGGAAAAGACCAAGCCGTCTCTCTTCTGGATGCGCTGATCCTTGCAGAAAGCAGAGGTTCTGTTTCCATGGAGCAGATGAATGAATCTTCTTCTAGTTTCCGTACTAGGCCAAAAGCAAATATTGTCGAAGCCGGTAGAAAGGCCAGACTGAGAAGGATTTATAGAATTGAGCCACACGATCTAACTTCTATTAAACTAGCGTTAGCCGAAAAAAGACCAGTTCTCATTGGATATTTGGTTTATGAAAATTTCAGAGATCCAAAACCAGATTCCATCTTCGAGATAGGGGCTGGGGAAGTTCTAGGGGCACAATCCCTTGTTATTTTAGGTTATAACGATAAAAAGAAAGCATTCAAAGTATGGAATTCTTGGGGAACAACCTGGGGAGACCAAGGGTATCTATGGATTTCTTATGAAACTTTTCCCAAATATACGAAGTCCGTTTATGTTGCCGATTCGGAAATTGAAAACGAACTCCTAACACAGAATAAACTAAATGATGCATTAGAATCGTTAGAGTATGGTGAACACAATCTATTTCCTCCTAAAGAAGTTTTTGCCTCTCGAGGGGACTTTTCCGATCGCATTCGGATCAGTTGGTCTAGAGAGAAACGAGCTATCGGTTATGAAGTTTATCGCAAACGAAAAATAGACAGTAAATACCAACTCGTAGGACTTTCCAAACAAGCATTCTTTGAAGACTTTGGAATCCAAAAAAACACTGCTTACAATTACCGAGTGGCGAGTCTGGATGAAAACTTCCTTTCAAAACCGTCTCTTGATTCAAACGATGGTTATGCGGTCGATCCAACTAAACCCGCAGGGATCCTACCCGTAACAAACCTTCGTGCTTCAGTCGCATCCACAAATGATCGAATTTTATTAGAGTGGGACCCGCAACCAATCTCCACAACCTATACCGTTTACAAATGGAATCCGGTGGCACGGATCTATCGATTCCTTGGCAAAACAGAAAAAACTACATATATCGATTTAAAAGCCAGCCGCAACGGTGATAGTGAAATTTATCAAGTAATCCCAGAAAGAAACCAATTGGTTGGGGAATCTAGTAATTATGTTTCTGCTCACTTGGATCCTTCCGAAGTTTTAAAACCTAGACCTAAAAATTTAACCGCATCAAAAGGATTGTATGCTGGTGCAACCATTTTGCAATGGGAAGGTTCTCCGAGTGCCGTATCCTATCACATATTCCGCAAAACAAACGGGCAATGGAAAGAAATTGCAAAGACGTTGGAGCTCCAATTCAAAGATAATGACACATACGAAAAAGAATCTTTTTATGCTGTTGCTTCTGAATTTGAAGGAGAATTATTTAGCCTTCCATCAGAGCCGGACATTGGATTTCCATCTCTCGTAGCAGGTAGATCCATGGGTTTAAAACCTCCTGAGTTGACTGTTTCCGAGAACCGGAAAACTGGTGAATTTTTATTTAGTTGGAATTTGATTCCTAAAGCAACATCCTATAAAGTTTATATGCGTAAAAAAAATGATCCAGATTGGAGTCTTGTCAAAGAAACTTCGGAATCAAATTTTAAATTACAGAACTTAACGAAAAACCAATTCTATTTTTTTGCCATTCAGTCCGTATCTAAAGGTGTCGGAGAGAGTTTATTTTCAAAACCTGTCACTTCAGTCATTTCTGATACAGTCGTTGATGTAAAAAAAGTTAAAACTTTTGGAGAGTCCGCCATACAAAAGTTTATCGGTCCTTGGACCGCTATGTACTGGGATGGAAAAAACAAAGTAAAACCAGTTCGTTTGACCATTGAAGCTGAAGATGTGGAAGGAAACATCATCATGAAATGGAATGAAAACGAAATCTTCCGTGGCAAAAATATTGTAGATTCTGACTTACTCGAAGAAAAAGGTAAGTGGAAAATAAAACTTTCACCTAACTATGAATCTTTATCAGGTGAATTTGAAGACAAGGGACTCGTTCCTGAAAAAAGCCAACTTTCCTTTATTAGAGAATAAAAATAAACGAAAGATTAAGGATGGGATTGGCTACGATTTAATATCCCATCTGCTTTAAACTTCTCAAGGAATGAATCAGGAATTTTCCAAGGCCTGTTCTTTTCAAAATCAAAAAATAAAGCCGAAAAAATAGCTTCGCAAACAAGGGCACCGTCCGAAATCCGATACATGTTTTGAATCACCTTCCCTTTGATTTTTGACATATCGCGAAATCCAGTTTCAATTCGTACTGCATCGGGATGGTGGAGGGGCTTGTGGTAAGACAACTCCGCTTTTAGCATCACTGGTCCAACTTTTTTCTCTCTCATTTCCTTGATGGAGAATCCTTCGTTCTCTAAGGCTTGGATCCTTGCTTCATCAAAATAGGATTGGTAGATTCCGTTGTTTACGTGTCCGTTGGCATCCAGATGGCTCCAGAGGACTGGAATTTCGGTAGTGTGAGGCATGGTGGGCTCTCCTGGGGGTAGGGATAGGTTCCCGCAGACCGTTCTGTCTGTAAATCAAAAAACAGACAGAACGGTCTGCAAGGATTGACAAATTCCCCCCTCCCCCAATACTCAAATCCCATGAAAGGCTCACCTAGATACCGCATCCTTGAAATCGCCAAAAAAAGATTCTACCAACAAGGCTACTACCACACAGGCATCAACCAACTCATCCGAGAATCTGGAACGGCAAAAGCTTCTTTCTACGACCACTTCCCCTCAAAACGAGATTTGGGAATTCGTGTCATCCAGGCCTATGGGGCTGACGTCCTAATTTGGTTTCGCCAAATCCTCAGGGAATCCAATACACCAGATGATTTTATCTCCGAAATGTCTAAGGCAGTTGCCATCCAAATTAATGAAGATGGCTCTTATTATCAGGGTTGTCCCATTGCCATCTTTTCATGTCAATTCCCAGTCGGCGAGCAGCCGTTCAGTGATGAATTCAAATCTATTGTATTTCGATGGGAGACTCTATTCGCAATGTATATTGGAAGATGGCAATCAAATGGCTTATTGGAAGAATCAATTGATCCAACGGAGCTCGCACGTGACCTGATTAATATCTATGAAGGGGCGCTTATTAACTGGCGGATATCTTTGAACGAAGTCTATTTGAAACGTATGTTCGCCCAAATGGGCCAACAATTAAGGTTGGGAGCTAAAAAATAGTTCCACTTTCACAGTTCTTGCGACAAGTTTTCTCTAACCCGATACAGCTTCCAACGAGAGCAGCCATGTCAGGGGCACTATATTCTGGACTATTCGTTGCAATTTTATAGAATGCATCGTTCCGCAAAAAACAAGCACCTTCAATCGTAGAACATTTGTTACGTTCGTAACAAGCTGAACGAAATGAAAGTGGCGAGCCACAATGCACAAAACCAATTATAAAAAAGATAAAAAAACTATACTTCATAAAGAGATGGTTTCGTTTTCAAATTCATTTCTACCAAGTGAAGAGATTGTTTTTAATCCACCCGAAAGATTTTGAAATTTAACTTTTCCTTTAATAGTGATGGGAATATCAAATAGAACTTCACCAGAAACCACTAACTCTTCACAGTAAAGAAGAGAGGGATATTCCCTAAACAAAGAATCAAACTGATGTATCTTTTTATAATGAGTTTCATCCAGAAGTACTAAAATCTCACCAAGACCTGCAGATTTTCTTTCCTTTGCCATGGTGAGAGAAAAGTCAGAATTGAGTATATAGGCATCGGAGCGACGAATCAAATAATCTTCTGTTTTTTTAACAGGGGCAAATCGATCCCTAGGAATAATGATTCCTTTGAATTTAGGAAAATTTCCAACAGCACTTCCCATCGCTGTTTCCAGTTGGATTACTGATTTACCATCGACTTGTTTGGGATTAACAATCAGAGATAAAGAGAAATTTCCTTGGTTGAATCTTTCTTTTAAGGCACGAAGATTGATCCAAAGATTGTTTGTGGAGAAAGTTCTAAATTTGCCAAGGCCACTAAATTCATTTTCATGTTCTTTAGGAACTTGTGCTGTTTCTAATAACTCATACTTTATGAATTTCCCACCCACAATTTTTCTGTAAATGGCTCCGCCTTTTTTATCAGCCAGAGTTTTTGGAGTCATCTCCATCGCAAAATGAATATCTTCTTTTAATAAGTAACTGACGATATGTGGATCGACAGTGGCACCTAAATTATCTCCATTGGAAAGGAAGGCAATTTCAAAACCTTTAGAGAGTAATTCATCCAAAATCCCCTCTTGCACCATAGTAAAGTAAATGTCGCCATGACCGGGCGGGCACCAATTTTCTTTTTCATTTTTGTTTTGAATAGGGGCGAAGGTTTCGGCATCCAAACGAGGGACTTTGTTTTGTAAAAAACTAGTTCGCAAAGTTTGTTTGAATCCATTTTTCTCTAATTCAATTTGCGAATCTTTTTGTGTATTATAAGAATCCATAAAAAGAAGAGGAACATCGATCCCATATTCAGAACGAATGTATTCAATTTGTTTTGCCATCACAGCAAGAAAAGACATGGAACCTTTGATGGGAATGAGTGATTTTGCTTTGTCGAGTCCCATACTCGTTCCAAGTCCCCCATTCAGTTTGATTACCACCAATTTGGACAGTAGGCTTAGGTCTGTAGGATAAGAAGAATGAATGGATTCTAAAGAAATTTCATCGGTTTGGGGATCCAAATCTCCTACTTCTTCCCAACGCACCATCCCCGTTTCACCGTTTCGAACAGCATCAACCTTAGTAATAAAATCGGCAATGAATGCATCCGATAGGCCGGCGGCTTTCATGGTTTCTGTGATCAATTGATCCGATTTTTGTTTCTCCATATCATTTCCCTTCGTGCGGTTCTCCAAGTTCAATCCGGTGAGGTTCTTCCGATATCCCCGGATTCCACAAAAAAAATACGAGGATATTACGGCCGTCTTCTTTCGGAACAGCAACGGTTTCTTTCCTTTCGTATTTTGGCATAAAAACTTCGAAATTATACATCCAATACTTTCCCTTCTTACGGGGCACTTGCCGAATTCCTTGTTTCAAAGGGTCCTTTTTCGTAAGTTTTCCATAAGGAAGGGGGTATTTTGTTTCCCAAATTTGGGGTAAAAGCTTCGCTGCTTCTTCATAATTTCCCGGATTGGACCAAAGGACCGTAGGAAAAAACCCTAAAAGTAAAATAAGCGAGAAACTATGACGCATACGATTCTAAAAGGCAATCCTATGTGAGTACGGTTATCGGTCAATTCAGGAATTCTTCTGGCGCTAGAATTGATTTTCATAGACAAGAATTGAGTCTGACAGAATCATTTAATTCATGTTTCGATTCATAGAATATCTGGAACGTTTTTGGGCGTTGTTGTCATTTTATCTTCCCAGCCATTTGTTTGTGGAGAATAATAAGGACAAAAACATATTGATTGTTCCTGGGTTTCGCGCTGGACGTTCTTACTATTCTAGACTCAAATCCAACTTGGACAACCTGGGATTCAAAGTAGGAATCCTTTCTACTCTCCGTGACCCTTTATCTTTAGAAGAGGCCGTCCAATACCTTGCCAACCAGATTCTTACAGCGCCTAACGAAGTGACTTTGATTGCTCATAACACCGGCGGATTACTCGTTTTAATTTTACCTGATGAAGCCAGACGAAAAGTCAAACGACTCATCACTCTCGGAACTCCTTTCCATGGTTCTGACAGGTTTACGAACACAAGACAATCTTATTGGGGATTTGAAGCCGATTGGGTAAAAACAAATTATAAAAATGCGTTATCTTTTCCCCTCTTCCAACCTCTCTCTGCCATCGAAGACTTTTCCTTTCCTCCACAAGAAAGTACAGAGTTTGGCCAAGGCCGTGACTTATGGTTTGATATCCCTGGCAATTATAACCTAGTACGTAGGAATGAAAACATCCGTACACTCAGAGAATTTTTGGGTACTCCAAAAGATAGTATTGCGATCATCTCTCCTCCCAAGGCAAATCCTGAATTTGCAGTCCCTAAAAAGATCGAAGTAGATTTTTCGAAGTATGAACCATCGGTTTATAAAAAGAACCAAAAACAATTAGCAGTAAAGAAGAAGTCCGCTGTAAAAAAAACAACACCAGCCAAAAAATCAAAATCTACGGCAAAACCGAAAGCCAAAAAAAAGGCTAAAAAACGTTAAATTTTCTAACCTAGAAGATTTCTATGTACAACTGCCCGCCAAACGGCGGACAGTTGCCTACCAAGTCTTTCTGATAGTTAATTAAACTTTCTTTAATTCTTTGACACAAGCAAGACAGCTGTCTCGGCATTCTTTGCAAACTGTGTGATGGTTGGCATGTTTATCACATTCCTTCGCACAAGCTTCACAAACTTCAACACATAAGTTTGCTAACTTCTTTGTGTAAGTAGATGACTGGCTTGCCAGTTTCACAAAAGAATCACATAGACTAATGACTTCTCTTGTACTTGTGGCACAAGCAGCCAATGACTTATCTCCCTTTCCCAATTCTGTGAGACAATGACTTAGGCAAACCTCAGCAGCAAGTTGGCAATGAAGGGCAGCCATCATTGCTTTGGAATATTTTGATTTTCCTGCCGTTGGCATGGACATCGTAGAATGGTCGTGGTCCTCTGCGGAAAGGGTAGATAAAATTCCCGAAACAGCAACTGCCATTCCAGCTTTTTGTAATAATTCTTTGCGATTCATATCGTATAACCTCTGTTAAAATAGTAGCTAATAAAATGTACAATCCATTCACCTAATCATTTAGGTGTGGCACTCTCAAATTAGGAGTCGAACAGTGCGAGTGGGGGAAAAAGGAGGAGAACCGCGAAGGCCCGAAACGAACCACCGTGCGGATTGTGTGTGTAAGGAATATGTTTGTTCGGAAGCCGTAAATCCATCCCATACAACAAGTTTGATCTGTTTCCAAATGGGAAAATCAGCCGCAGTGGAAGATTGGAGTTCTTCATGTGTAAGTGGGCATTCACAAGAATCGGCTGCATTTTCTTTAGATTCGTCCGTTTGGTGGCAAGGGGGAACTGAGGCCCGTTCCACAAATTTTTCTGCAGAGGTACAAAATCCGAAAACTGAGGATTTACACCCCAGATAAGCAAGGAAAATTAGAATGAATCCAATTGCAAATTTTCGTTTCATGCTCTTTTTCTTCATCCTTTAGACGAACCAATTGTACATTCCTAAAATAAATTCTTCAAGCCTTTTCCTGCAACAATAAAGGTTCCAATCGTAGATCCAAATTGAGGGAGGAAAAAAACGAGGAAGATATGGAGGACACGGTTTTTCCAAAAACCAACAAAAGTTTCTGAATCTTCGGCAATATGTTCAAAGTCTTCCACAAGGGGCTTACGCAAATACGATTCCGAAAGAGCACTCACCCAACCTGCTTTGAAGATCGGGACAAAAGTTCCAATAGGAGCTGTGATGAAGGCAAGAAGGATAGAGATCGGATGAGCGAGTGCAATGAGTGCCCCGAGAGCCGCAAGACCACCTTTGATATAAATCAGTTTCGAAAACAAATCCATACCGGCTTCCCCACCTTGGCTCCAAGTAGTATAACCAATGAGTCCAGCGAAGAACACAGGATACAGAATGATACTAATATTGTCCCACCAATTGCGTTTGGGAATTTCGTCTAACACGGACAAGTCGTTTACCGTATGAAGATTTCTTTCAATTCCAGCTAAATGGCCCGCACCCACTACTGCCAAAAGTTTTTTAACTGACTTACCTTCTGTCGCTTGGCGAATTTTTTCAGCTAAATACACATCCCTTTCATCAATGATGACATGTTTGACTGATTCATATTTTTTTGGGATTTGAGAGAACAGGTCTTTGAGAATGTCATCAGACTTCATCTCTTCGATTTTATCGTCTGAAACATCCTCGCGAACAAGAAGTGATGCAAGAAGAGCGCTGAATAGATACATTTTAGAGAAAAAACCTACGTTCCCCCAAGACCTCTTGAGCGTGGTTTGGATTTCTCTGTCTACTGCCATTACAGGTTTTTTTAAAGATCGGCCCATGGTGATTGCCTTACGCATTTCATCACCAGGTTTGATGTCTTTATTGCCGATTTTTTTCTGGAAAGAAGAAAGGATGAGGCTGGATAAAAGTAACCACATTTTTCGTTCTTTAAATACTTTGAATATATCTAATTTTTTTAAATAGTCGGGATCTTCCACCGACTTCATTCGAGACTCACATAACTCGACACAAATGACATCGGGTTTTAATGTTCGGATCATTTTTTCGACTTCATCTACACTTTGTTTGGAAACATGCGCTGTTCCCAGAATGTGGACTTCCGTTTTTCCGATGGTTTGGAAGAGATAAGGTTCCGTTGTTTTGAAACCTTTTTTGGTAGATTTTCTTGTGGGAGTTGATTTTTTGATTGAACGCATAAGGAAAGGTTACTATCTATAATACCTAAGTAACGGTTCCACTCTCTAGAAACAAGTAGAATGTCTATAAAATCCAAAATCATCAATGTCGGAATTGCCGACATCAAGGTCGGAAAAGATACGGATGTGCTCCGAACTACATTGGGTTCGTGCATAGGAATCGTTTTGTATGATCCTGAGCAGAAAGTGGGAGCCATTTCCCATATCATGCTTGCCAAAGATCCAACAGGCAAAGACGCCACTAAGTTCCCGCATAAATACGGGGAAACTGCCCTACCCATCCTAATCGAAATGATGAAACAACAAGGATCTAACATAGGACAATATTCTTGCAGAATGTTTGGAGGAGCGTCCATGTTTAAGGGGATCAACTCCCAATTTTTACAAAACATAGGGGAACAGAACATCGCTATTGTTAAAAAATTCATGGAAGAGAAGAAAATTCCCGTCATAGTAGAAGATGTGGCAGGGAACGAAGGAAGAACCATTAGTCTTTACTGTGACGACGGACGAGTTTTGTTAAAAAAAGCTGGTATGGAAAAATACCTTTATAAGGTGCGTTAGGCGAATATGCTAAAATCAAAGGTTGATGAAGTATTACAAGACGTAAATAAACTACCTGCCATTTCGTCGGTTGTTTCGAAGGTATTGGAAAAACTCCAAAAACCCGACGTAAATATTGCGGATCTTGCACAGGAAATTTCGAAAGATCCAGCAATCACTGCAAACGTAATTAAACTTTCCAACTCTGCTTACTACCGGGCATCCAAACCGATCCGCACAGTCCAAGAGGCTCTTATGACTCTTGGAATCAAAACGGTAAAAGAAATTGTCCTTCTCACCGCTGCCAAAGGGATCCTCTCGCAAGACTTAAATAGTTATCAATTGGAAGCAGCACAACTTTGGACTTCCTCTCTACTTGTGGCAGAGCTTTCGAGTAAAATTGTCCAACACAAAAAACTGAAAATAGACAAGGACCTTGCCTTTACTTCAGGACTCCTCTGCAGTGTGGGTAAAATTGTCCTCGCTCAGTTCTTTAGCCCTGTCATGATGCAGCTCAAAGCGGATCTAAAAGACAACCAAGAGCCTTTCCCTGCATTGGAAAAAAAGTATTTTGGATACACGCATATGGAAGTGTCTGAAAATCTTTTGAAACGGTGGAACTTCCCGCAAGAATTGACTGACGTAGTAGCCAACTACCTTACACCGGAAAACTCCAAAAACAATCCTGTTCTCACTTCTGTTGTACATATTGCAAGTATCCTTATAGTCGTTTCTGGAATTGGAATCGATATTGGTGGTGAGTCCGTTCCTATTTCTCCTTTTGCACTCAGCCAAACAGGCGTTACAGAAGCAGATATCGAAACCTATTTCGTTCACATCCCTGACTTACAAGCCGGGCTTGCTGATTTGTTAAACGTATAGTTTTAATTTTTAGCCTCACAATTTTGAGTCAGAGTTTATGAATATAATCTTTATTGGAGCAAGGGGCGCTGGAAAATCCAAAGTCTCTCGTTCTCTTTCCAAAAAGACAGAATTTCCAGTTGTTTCTACCGATTCCACCGCTGTTTACGAAGCTGGAGGAATTCCCATCCCCAAATTTGTAGAGAAATCTGGTTGGAAAGCATTCCGAGAATTAGAATATTCTATTTTGCAAAAATTACAAAATGCTGATGGGATCATTCTGGATTGTGGTGGTGGTATCCTATTTGATCTGGACGAGTCTGGTAACGAAGTTCCAAGTCAAAGAAAATTGGATCTACTTCGTAGTATAGGAAGGATCGTTTATTTGGAACGTGGGCTTGAAGAACTTATCGAAAAAGTAAAGGGAGACTCCACAAGACCCGACCTCTCGAAAGAAACTTCCTACAGGTCCATTTTGGAAAAAAGATTACCCATCTACCAAGAAGCAGCCCATTTCAAACTGAATTTATCTAAACTTTCGAAAGAGGAAGCCGCCGAACACATCTTAGATTGGTTAGGAATCAAATCTAAATAATGGAACCAATATTGGAACGGTACGTTTAAGTAAAACCTTCGATTTCTGATCATTGCGAACCCGCCTGGGAACCTCGGGAGAAAACCTATTTTCCCCTACTCGGACCTTGCCTTAAAACTAACAAAGTAACCCACCGCTTTCGGAAAAAGGGTGCTGGGATTTAAGCGATTTTCCTATGGAAGTTGCAGTTCGCTTGTTTCTTGTACTCCAAGATTTTTTAGACAGAATTCAATCCAGTTCATAAAGTAATCCAAGTGATTATATTATATGCATATCGCACACAAAGAGAACGTTTTCTGGTGTTTGGTTTTGCCTAAAAATAAATCATTTTGCTGAAAACAAAATAATTGGACAGTACATCCAAATTCAAAAACAAGGTACAGTAATTGCTTTAGAGTAGGGTACGTATGTCAAAATCTAACCAACCACCCATCCTTCCGCCACTCGGCCCACAGGCCCAAGGTATGTATGATCCTGCCATGGACAAAGATTCCTGTGGTGTTGGTTTTATCGCAAATTTTAAAGGCAAACGTTCCCGTGACATCGTCGACAAAGGGATCCGCCTGATGTGTAACCTCGAACACCGAGGAGCCGAAGGAGCCGATCCAAAAACCGGAGACGGTGCAGGGATCATGATCAATATTCCCGATGCATTTTTTAGAAAGAATCTTCCCTTCACTCTTCCAAAAGAAGGCGATTATGCCGTAGGATTTCTTTTCCTTCCGCAAAACACAGAAGTCAGAACCGCCGTCGAAAACGTAATCGAGAAAATTATCGTTGATGAAGGAGAGGAGTTCCTCGGATTCCGAGATGTTCCGATTAACAAAGAATACGCGGGGGTTGTAGCTTCTAAAACTATCCCGGTATTCAAACAAGTATTCATTGGTAAAAAATCCAAAAAAATAAAAACCTCTGACGACTTCGAAAGAAAACTATTCCTTATCCGTCGCCTAATCGACAGACGTATCCGTGCAGAAATGAAACTGGATCGTTCTCAGTACTACGTTCCTAGTTTTTCCTCACGTACGATTGTCTACAAAGGGATGTTACTTGGTGACCAAGTTAAAAAATTCTATGAAGATTTAAAATCTCCTGATTTAACTTCTGCGTTTTGTTTGACTCATACAAGGTTTTCGACGAACACCTTCCCTACTTGGGATTTGGCTCACCCTTACCGTCAAATTGCACATAACGGAGAGATCAACACACTTCGTGGGAACATGAACTGGATGGCCGCTCGTCAGATGGTGATGCAGTCTCCCATTTACGGGGATGAACTTCGCCGTATGCTTCCGATCGTAATGGAAGGCCAATCAGATACAGCAACTTTTGATACAGTGCTTGAACTACTTGTAATGGGAGGAAGGTCTTTACCTCACTCCGTTATGATGATGATTCCAGAAGCTTGGTCTAAAAACAAAGCAATGGATGCCGACAGACGCGCGTTCTACGAATACCATGCAACCTTTATGGAACCTTGGGATGGACCTGCTGCCATTGCCTTTACTGACGGTCGTATCATTGGTGCCACGCTTGACAGAAATGGACTTCGTCCTGCCAGATTTGTCGTCACAAAAGACGATGAAGTGATCATGTCTTCGGAAGCAGGCGTTCTCAACCTTCCCCCAGAAGAAATTTTAGTCCAAGACCGTCTTCGTCCAGGTCGTATGCTTCTCATCGATATGGAAAAAGGACAAATCCTGGACGATGAAGAAATCAAAAAACAAATCGCCACTCAAAAACCATACCGCAAATGGGTAGAAGACAATATGATTCGTTTGGGATCTCTACCAGATCCTGAAAACGTAAAACAACCACAACACGAAACCATTTTGGAACGCCAAAGGGCTTTTGGTTATACTCACGAAGATGTATTTACTATCATCAAACCAATGGGAGTTTCTGGAGAAGAGCCCATAGGCTCTATGGGTGTAGATTCTTCCCTTGCCGTTTTAAGTGAAAAGCCACAACCCCTATTCCGTTACTTCAAACAAAATTTTGCCCAGGTGACAAACCCACCGATTGATCCAATTCGAGAAGAATTGGTGATGGAACTTACAACTTACATTGGGCCAGAAGGAAACCTTCTCTCCGAAGAACCAGAACATGCTCACCGTTTGGAATTGGAACATCCGATCCTAACAAACGAAGATTTTGAAAAGATCAAACAAATCAGTGAAGGCCATTTCAAAGCCAAAACCTTTGCCATCCTTTTTGATCCCTCCAAAAAACATGACATGAGAAACTCGCTCGATCGTGTTTGTGCCGATGCAGCCAAAGCCGTTCGGGAACAAGGCGTAAACCTCATTATCTTAACTGACCATGGTGTGGGTGAGAAAAAAGCAGCTATCCCATCGCTTCTGGCAGTGGCAGGACTCCACCACTACCTGATCCGTGAGGGACTTAGGACCAAAGCAGGAATTGTATTAGAATCAGGGGAACCAAGAGAAGTGGCCCACTTTG
The sequence above is drawn from the Leptospira wolbachii serovar Codice str. CDC genome and encodes:
- a CDS encoding fibronectin type III domain-containing protein is translated as MLRNTKHRIAIGTIFIAVSLITFGFQPKPITGKTESKSSARKPGLVPDPFELYQTIPSFHSEMTSSDLPGSSDLSAEFPLPGDQGLYKDNVGYTVGYGLISYLEAKKKGIRNLSSVGPSSANGQKVLYSPNFIYNQLNSGKDQAVSLLDALILAESRGSVSMEQMNESSSSFRTRPKANIVEAGRKARLRRIYRIEPHDLTSIKLALAEKRPVLIGYLVYENFRDPKPDSIFEIGAGEVLGAQSLVILGYNDKKKAFKVWNSWGTTWGDQGYLWISYETFPKYTKSVYVADSEIENELLTQNKLNDALESLEYGEHNLFPPKEVFASRGDFSDRIRISWSREKRAIGYEVYRKRKIDSKYQLVGLSKQAFFEDFGIQKNTAYNYRVASLDENFLSKPSLDSNDGYAVDPTKPAGILPVTNLRASVASTNDRILLEWDPQPISTTYTVYKWNPVARIYRFLGKTEKTTYIDLKASRNGDSEIYQVIPERNQLVGESSNYVSAHLDPSEVLKPRPKNLTASKGLYAGATILQWEGSPSAVSYHIFRKTNGQWKEIAKTLELQFKDNDTYEKESFYAVASEFEGELFSLPSEPDIGFPSLVAGRSMGLKPPELTVSENRKTGEFLFSWNLIPKATSYKVYMRKKNDPDWSLVKETSESNFKLQNLTKNQFYFFAIQSVSKGVGESLFSKPVTSVISDTVVDVKKVKTFGESAIQKFIGPWTAMYWDGKNKVKPVRLTIEAEDVEGNIIMKWNENEIFRGKNIVDSDLLEEKGKWKIKLSPNYESLSGEFEDKGLVPEKSQLSFIRE
- a CDS encoding acyl-CoA thioesterase gives rise to the protein MPHTTEIPVLWSHLDANGHVNNGIYQSYFDEARIQALENEGFSIKEMREKKVGPVMLKAELSYHKPLHHPDAVRIETGFRDMSKIKGKVIQNMYRISDGALVCEAIFSALFFDFEKNRPWKIPDSFLEKFKADGILNRSQSHP
- a CDS encoding TetR/AcrR family transcriptional regulator, encoding MKGSPRYRILEIAKKRFYQQGYYHTGINQLIRESGTAKASFYDHFPSKRDLGIRVIQAYGADVLIWFRQILRESNTPDDFISEMSKAVAIQINEDGSYYQGCPIAIFSCQFPVGEQPFSDEFKSIVFRWETLFAMYIGRWQSNGLLEESIDPTELARDLINIYEGALINWRISLNEVYLKRMFAQMGQQLRLGAKK
- a CDS encoding LA_0364 family Cys-rich lipoprotein, which codes for MKYSFFIFFIIGFVHCGSPLSFRSACYERNKCSTIEGACFLRNDAFYKIATNSPEYSAPDMAALVGSCIGLEKTCRKNCESGTIF
- a CDS encoding UTP--glucose-1-phosphate uridylyltransferase; amino-acid sequence: MEKQKSDQLITETMKAAGLSDAFIADFITKVDAVRNGETGMVRWEEVGDLDPQTDEISLESIHSSYPTDLSLLSKLVVIKLNGGLGTSMGLDKAKSLIPIKGSMSFLAVMAKQIEYIRSEYGIDVPLLFMDSYNTQKDSQIELEKNGFKQTLRTSFLQNKVPRLDAETFAPIQNKNEKENWCPPGHGDIYFTMVQEGILDELLSKGFEIAFLSNGDNLGATVDPHIVSYLLKEDIHFAMEMTPKTLADKKGGAIYRKIVGGKFIKYELLETAQVPKEHENEFSGLGKFRTFSTNNLWINLRALKERFNQGNFSLSLIVNPKQVDGKSVIQLETAMGSAVGNFPKFKGIIIPRDRFAPVKKTEDYLIRRSDAYILNSDFSLTMAKERKSAGLGEILVLLDETHYKKIHQFDSLFREYPSLLYCEELVVSGEVLFDIPITIKGKVKFQNLSGGLKTISSLGRNEFENETISL
- a CDS encoding esterase/lipase family protein — its product is MFRFIEYLERFWALLSFYLPSHLFVENNKDKNILIVPGFRAGRSYYSRLKSNLDNLGFKVGILSTLRDPLSLEEAVQYLANQILTAPNEVTLIAHNTGGLLVLILPDEARRKVKRLITLGTPFHGSDRFTNTRQSYWGFEADWVKTNYKNALSFPLFQPLSAIEDFSFPPQESTEFGQGRDLWFDIPGNYNLVRRNENIRTLREFLGTPKDSIAIISPPKANPEFAVPKKIEVDFSKYEPSVYKKNQKQLAVKKKSAVKKTTPAKKSKSTAKPKAKKKAKKR
- a CDS encoding four-helix bundle copper-binding protein, whose amino-acid sequence is MNRKELLQKAGMAVAVSGILSTLSAEDHDHSTMSMPTAGKSKYSKAMMAALHCQLAAEVCLSHCLTELGKGDKSLAACATSTREVISLCDSFVKLASQSSTYTKKLANLCVEVCEACAKECDKHANHHTVCKECRDSCLACVKELKKV
- a CDS encoding TraB/GumN family protein is translated as MRSIKKSTPTRKSTKKGFKTTEPYLFQTIGKTEVHILGTAHVSKQSVDEVEKMIRTLKPDVICVELCESRMKSVEDPDYLKKLDIFKVFKERKMWLLLSSLILSSFQKKIGNKDIKPGDEMRKAITMGRSLKKPVMAVDREIQTTLKRSWGNVGFFSKMYLFSALLASLLVREDVSDDKIEEMKSDDILKDLFSQIPKKYESVKHVIIDERDVYLAEKIRQATEGKSVKKLLAVVGAGHLAGIERNLHTVNDLSVLDEIPKRNWWDNISIILYPVFFAGLIGYTTWSQGGEAGMDLFSKLIYIKGGLAALGALIALAHPISILLAFITAPIGTFVPIFKAGWVSALSESYLRKPLVEDFEHIAEDSETFVGFWKNRVLHIFLVFFLPQFGSTIGTFIVAGKGLKNLF